From Methanococcus maripaludis, one genomic window encodes:
- a CDS encoding gamma-glutamylcyclotransferase family protein, which produces MEYVNIFSYGELMKDERLLELINRVPERNSGKIINFEKFFDERIGYYGVRIKENSLVNGIILFNITLKELKIFDEYEDDGTYYSKNKTICYDLNGKGYESYVYVRLE; this is translated from the coding sequence ATGGAATACGTTAATATTTTTTCATATGGGGAACTAATGAAAGATGAAAGATTGCTCGAATTAATAAATCGCGTCCCTGAAAGAAATTCTGGAAAAATAATTAATTTTGAAAAATTTTTCGATGAAAGAATTGGTTACTACGGAGTTAGAATCAAAGAAAATTCCCTTGTTAATGGAATAATTCTATTTAATATTACTTTAAAAGAACTGAAAATTTTTGACGAATATGAAGATGATGGAACATATTACTCAAAAAATAAAACTATTTGCTATGATTTAAATGGAAAGGGTTACGAATCATACGTTTACGTGAGATTGGAGTGA
- a CDS encoding DNA-directed DNA polymerase, with the protein MESLIDLDYNSEDLCIYLYLLNEIIKEKDFKPYFYINSTDKERILEFLKDYEKKHNLDSEITKMIEKIETVKKIVFDENYQEKELSKITVKYPNNIKTVREILMEFEKLYEYDIPFIKRYLIDNSVIPTSNWDFENNSLIDNKIPEFKTVSFDIEVYCNKEPDPKKDPIIMASFSSKDHNVVVSTKKFDHDKLEYVKDEKELIKRIIEILKDYDIIYTYNGDNFDFPYLKKRAEVFGLELKLGKNDEKIKITKGGINSKSYIPGRVHIDLYPIARRLLNLTKYRLENVTEALFDVKKVDVGHENIPKMWDNLDETLVEYSYQDAYYTQKIGEQFLPLEIMFSRVVNQSLYDINRMSSSQMVEYLLLKNSYNKGVIAPNRPSGKEYQKRIRSSYEGGYVKEPLKGIHEDIVSMDFLSLYPSIIMSHNLSPETIDCTCCDNEENEEILGHKFCKKTIGIIPKTLMDLIDRRKSVKKILKEKAENKEFDEEYQILDYEQRSIKVLANSHYGYLAFPMARWYSRDCAEITTHLGRQYIQKTIEEAENFGFKVIYADTDGFYSKWADGKKLTRDELLEKTKTFLKNINDKLPGEMELEFEGYFKRGIFVTKKKYALIDENEKITVKGLEVVRRDWSNVSKNTQKSVLNALLKEGSVENAKKVIQDTIKELKNGNVKKEDLLIHTQLTKRIEDYKTTSPHVEVAKKIIKSGNRVNIGEVISYIITSGNKSISERAEPIETAKDYDTNYYIENQILPPVIRLMEALGITKDELKDSKKQYTLHHFLK; encoded by the coding sequence ATGGAAAGCCTGATTGATTTGGACTACAATTCTGAAGATTTATGCATTTACCTCTACTTATTAAATGAAATCATAAAAGAAAAGGATTTCAAACCATATTTTTACATAAATTCAACGGATAAAGAACGGATCCTCGAATTTTTAAAAGATTACGAAAAAAAGCATAACTTGGACAGCGAAATCACCAAAATGATTGAAAAAATCGAAACTGTTAAAAAAATAGTTTTTGATGAAAATTATCAAGAAAAAGAACTCTCAAAAATTACAGTGAAATACCCAAATAACATCAAAACAGTTCGTGAAATATTAATGGAATTTGAAAAACTCTATGAATACGATATTCCATTTATAAAACGTTATTTAATAGATAATAGCGTTATTCCAACATCAAACTGGGATTTTGAAAACAATAGTTTAATTGATAATAAAATTCCGGAATTTAAAACGGTTTCTTTTGATATTGAAGTTTACTGCAATAAAGAGCCCGACCCAAAAAAAGATCCAATCATAATGGCAAGTTTCAGTTCCAAAGACCATAATGTTGTAGTTTCCACCAAAAAATTCGATCATGATAAACTAGAATATGTAAAAGACGAAAAAGAACTCATAAAACGAATTATAGAAATTTTGAAAGATTACGATATAATTTACACATATAATGGGGATAATTTTGATTTTCCATACCTTAAAAAAAGAGCTGAAGTTTTCGGACTTGAATTAAAGCTTGGGAAAAACGATGAAAAAATAAAAATCACTAAAGGCGGGATAAATTCTAAAAGTTACATTCCGGGAAGAGTCCACATCGATTTGTACCCAATTGCAAGGCGGCTGTTAAATTTAACAAAATACCGTCTTGAAAATGTAACTGAAGCTCTTTTTGACGTGAAAAAGGTCGATGTTGGCCACGAAAATATTCCAAAAATGTGGGATAATCTGGATGAAACACTTGTAGAATATTCATACCAAGATGCATATTATACTCAAAAGATCGGAGAACAGTTTTTACCGCTTGAAATAATGTTTTCAAGAGTAGTAAATCAGTCCCTCTACGATATCAACCGTATGAGTAGCAGCCAGATGGTAGAATATCTGCTTTTAAAAAATTCTTACAATAAAGGGGTTATCGCACCAAACCGGCCCTCAGGAAAAGAATATCAAAAAAGAATTAGAAGTTCATATGAAGGGGGCTACGTGAAAGAACCATTAAAAGGAATTCATGAAGATATCGTTTCAATGGACTTTTTAAGCCTTTATCCATCAATTATAATGAGCCATAACTTAAGCCCTGAAACTATAGACTGTACTTGTTGCGATAATGAAGAAAATGAAGAAATTTTGGGCCACAAATTCTGCAAAAAAACTATTGGAATAATTCCAAAAACCCTAATGGATTTAATAGATAGAAGAAAAAGCGTTAAAAAAATTTTAAAAGAAAAAGCTGAAAATAAAGAATTTGACGAAGAATACCAGATTTTAGACTACGAACAAAGATCCATCAAAGTTCTTGCAAATTCCCACTACGGATACCTCGCATTTCCAATGGCGCGATGGTATTCAAGAGATTGTGCAGAAATTACAACTCATCTTGGAAGACAGTACATTCAAAAAACGATAGAAGAAGCGGAAAACTTTGGATTTAAAGTAATTTATGCAGATACCGATGGATTTTATTCAAAATGGGCGGACGGGAAAAAACTCACCAGAGATGAGCTTTTAGAAAAAACAAAAACATTTTTGAAAAATATTAATGATAAACTGCCTGGAGAAATGGAACTTGAATTTGAAGGTTACTTTAAAAGGGGAATTTTTGTAACCAAAAAGAAATATGCGCTTATTGATGAAAATGAAAAAATTACAGTAAAAGGACTTGAAGTCGTAAGGAGAGACTGGTCAAACGTTTCAAAAAATACTCAAAAAAGCGTATTAAATGCATTATTGAAAGAAGGTAGCGTTGAAAATGCAAAAAAAGTGATTCAAGATACCATAAAAGAATTAAAAAATGGAAACGTAAAAAAAGAAGATTTATTAATCCACACACAGCTTACAAAACGAATTGAAGACTATAAAACCACTTCCCCCCACGTCGAAGTTGCAAAAAAAATAATAAAGTCTGGAAACCGGGTAAATATTGGTGAAGTTATAAGTTATATTATAACAAGTGGAAATAAATCAATTAGTGAACGGGCTGAACCGATAGAAACTGCAAAAGATTATGACACAAATTATTACATTGAAAACCAGATTTTACCGCCGGTCATAAGGCTAATGGAAGCTTTAGGAATTACAAAAGACGAATTAAAAGATTCAAAAAAGCAGTACACGCTCCACCATTTTTTAAAGTGA
- the pyrH gene encoding UMP kinase — translation MDVVFALGGSVLMPKEGASTENIQNYAQAFKKLKEMGHRVSVVVGGGNTARQYISVAREFTNESFCDEIGILATRMNSMLLISALGKDAVKQVPENFKDAELILNMDKILVMGGTHPAHTTDAVSATLAEFIDADLLVIATNVDGVYTKDPRCNEDAVKLDKINTKELLEITGSNSMSAGSSGVVDPLASKIIDRAKLKTIVIKGIPEEILASISGNHNGTTITP, via the coding sequence ATGGACGTAGTTTTTGCACTTGGAGGGTCAGTATTGATGCCCAAAGAAGGGGCGTCAACTGAAAACATTCAAAATTATGCACAAGCATTCAAAAAATTAAAAGAAATGGGCCATAGGGTTTCTGTTGTTGTTGGTGGTGGAAATACTGCAAGGCAATACATATCAGTTGCGCGAGAATTTACAAATGAATCTTTTTGTGATGAAATCGGAATCCTTGCAACACGAATGAACAGCATGTTATTAATTTCAGCACTTGGAAAAGATGCAGTAAAACAGGTTCCTGAAAATTTCAAAGATGCTGAACTTATATTAAATATGGATAAAATACTTGTAATGGGCGGAACTCATCCTGCACACACAACAGATGCAGTTTCAGCAACTCTCGCAGAATTTATCGATGCGGATTTACTCGTTATTGCAACAAATGTTGATGGAGTATATACAAAGGATCCAAGATGCAATGAAGATGCAGTAAAACTTGATAAAATAAATACAAAAGAACTTTTAGAAATTACTGGTTCAAATTCAATGAGTGCAGGATCATCAGGAGTAGTTGATCCATTAGCATCAAAAATTATTGATAGGGCAAAATTAAAAACAATTGTTATAAAAGGAATCCCTGAAGAAATTTTAGCATCAATTTCTGGAAATCATAACGGAACTACCATTACGCCCTAA
- the hacB gene encoding homoaconitase small subunit, giving the protein MKITGKVHLFGDDVDTDAIIPGAYLKTTDEYELASHCMAGIDEDFPEMVEEGDFLVAGENFGCGSSREQAPIAIKYCGIKAIIVESFARIFYRNCINLGVFPIECKGISKHVKDGDSIELDLENKKVILKDTVLNCHLPTGTAKEIMDEGGLINYAKKHKN; this is encoded by the coding sequence ATGAAAATAACTGGTAAGGTGCACTTATTCGGGGATGACGTCGACACAGATGCGATAATTCCTGGAGCTTATTTAAAAACAACTGATGAATATGAGCTTGCATCACACTGTATGGCAGGAATCGATGAAGATTTTCCAGAAATGGTCGAAGAAGGCGACTTTTTGGTAGCAGGTGAAAATTTCGGGTGCGGAAGTTCAAGAGAACAGGCTCCAATTGCAATAAAATACTGCGGAATTAAAGCAATAATTGTTGAGAGTTTTGCAAGGATATTTTATAGAAATTGCATAAATCTTGGAGTATTTCCAATTGAATGCAAAGGGATCTCAAAACACGTGAAAGATGGGGATTCAATAGAATTAGATCTTGAAAACAAAAAAGTAATTTTAAAAGATACGGTTTTAAACTGTCATCTTCCAACAGGAACTGCAAAAGAAATAATGGATGAAGGCGGGCTTATAAATTACGCAAAGAAACACAAAAATTAA
- a CDS encoding RNA ligase, producing MDKMYLSDDILNFEEFIVNASKRLNIDEDTLKNGFSRKLITKYEYNEKKYLCFKKKLKHIERGTILFLNNNLDFIQGYPKIRRAMVLESSVEKYFDGKIAVEEKLDGYNIRIVKFYGETIAITRGGKICPFTTKKVKKYINTKFLDDFPELMLCGEMVGLNNPYVSHYYPEADKNHENLGFYIFDIRDKETNTALSIYEKERILDEYNISYVKPIKIIDSSDFEELWNILNSLNENHREGVVLKDPEMLKNPIKYTTHNTQCGDLSVAFSYVYDLGIDFMFSRLVREGYQSFEKCESEEEMKKRAHDLGESILIPMVETITEISKEGLAKECFELCFDSEKDFEEFINYLKTMHINFAIESKEYIKKDVFKSKICRIYNSTSDKIKSHLEGNLW from the coding sequence ATGGACAAAATGTATCTTTCAGATGATATTTTAAATTTTGAAGAATTTATAGTAAATGCGTCCAAAAGATTAAATATTGACGAAGATACCTTAAAAAATGGATTCAGTAGAAAATTAATTACCAAATATGAATATAACGAAAAAAAATATCTGTGTTTTAAAAAGAAGTTGAAACATATAGAACGGGGAACTATTCTTTTTTTAAATAATAATTTAGATTTTATCCAGGGTTATCCAAAAATAAGGCGTGCCATGGTTCTTGAATCATCTGTTGAAAAATATTTTGATGGTAAAATTGCAGTAGAAGAAAAATTAGACGGATATAATATTAGAATCGTAAAATTTTACGGTGAAACTATTGCAATTACCCGTGGCGGAAAAATCTGCCCTTTCACAACCAAAAAAGTGAAAAAATACATAAATACAAAATTTTTAGACGATTTTCCTGAATTAATGCTCTGTGGTGAAATGGTTGGATTAAATAACCCTTATGTTAGCCATTACTATCCTGAAGCCGATAAAAATCATGAAAACCTCGGATTTTATATTTTCGATATAAGGGATAAGGAAACCAATACTGCCCTTTCAATTTATGAAAAGGAAAGAATCCTGGATGAATATAATATTTCTTATGTAAAACCGATAAAAATCATCGATAGTTCAGATTTTGAAGAATTATGGAATATTTTAAACAGTTTAAATGAAAATCATAGAGAAGGGGTTGTTTTAAAAGATCCTGAAATGTTAAAAAACCCGATAAAATATACCACCCACAACACACAGTGCGGAGACCTTTCAGTTGCATTCAGCTATGTTTACGACCTTGGAATTGATTTTATGTTTAGCAGACTTGTAAGAGAAGGCTATCAATCCTTTGAAAAATGTGAAAGCGAAGAAGAAATGAAAAAACGTGCACATGATCTTGGAGAATCTATTTTGATCCCGATGGTTGAAACCATAACAGAAATTTCAAAAGAGGGCCTTGCAAAAGAATGTTTCGAGCTTTGTTTTGATTCGGAGAAAGATTTTGAAGAATTTATAAACTACCTTAAAACGATGCACATAAATTTTGCAATTGAAAGCAAAGAATATATTAAAAAAGATGTATTTAAATCCAAAATTTGTAGAATCTACAATTCAACGTCAGATAAGATTAAAAGCCATCTTGAGGGCAATTTATGGTAA
- a CDS encoding PHP domain-containing protein gives MIKIDMHVHTNTSRCSMNFMEMLRKTCARKSIVPIITDHDAMTKVEWGIPGEEIATEKGEFCGIFLTEEINEKNIFEAVDKVKEQGGLVYLPHPFDWRRKRSLCKYGVLESSEFMKNVDIVEVYNSRCVEERPNEEAYSFAETNNILMGVGSDAHFPWEVGNAYLNVEDFDFDNPKEFLKVLEKADKNGFYCKRSHPSNMLVCSKLSKRIKKLI, from the coding sequence ATGATAAAAATTGATATGCACGTACATACCAACACTTCCAGATGCTCCATGAATTTTATGGAAATGCTAAGGAAAACGTGCGCTAGAAAAAGTATTGTGCCGATAATTACCGACCACGATGCTATGACGAAAGTTGAATGGGGAATACCTGGAGAAGAAATTGCAACAGAAAAAGGAGAATTTTGCGGAATTTTTTTAACCGAAGAAATAAATGAAAAAAACATTTTTGAAGCTGTTGACAAGGTAAAAGAACAGGGCGGACTTGTTTATTTGCCGCATCCATTTGACTGGAGAAGGAAGAGATCCCTTTGTAAATACGGAGTTCTTGAAAGTTCAGAATTTATGAAAAACGTCGATATCGTCGAAGTGTATAACAGCAGATGTGTCGAAGAAAGACCAAACGAAGAAGCTTACTCTTTTGCAGAAACCAACAACATCTTGATGGGCGTTGGAAGCGATGCGCATTTCCCCTGGGAAGTAGGTAATGCATATTTGAATGTTGAAGATTTTGATTTTGATAATCCAAAAGAATTTTTAAAAGTTCTTGAAAAAGCCGATAAAAACGGATTTTACTGTAAAAGATCCCACCCAAGCAATATGCTTGTATGCAGTAAACTTTCAAAAAGAATTAAAAAGCTGATCTGA
- a CDS encoding amidohydrolase, whose amino-acid sequence MILIKNASYYIDNNLNVHENCDILIEKVENSETKITAGKNLIEKLNLNSNDLKIISGEKKCAMPGLYNAHTHIPMTLLRGIADDMILQDWLNQKIWPNEAKLNKNDVYYGSLLGCLEMLRFGVTSFNEMYFFSEEILKATKEIGLNAQVSYPIIDFGTPDEKSIDKLLNSAESFVKNNVGEKNIKVGIAPHAPYTCSEETYQKCSEISNDYNVNMHTHVSETRYEVVELENKIGMRPVEYLEKIGVLNEKLHAAHCVWITKDEAKKLAKNNVKVLHCPTSNMKLASGGVMPLFELLEYGADVSIGTDGPASNNNLDVIKEMKMTSLLHKAHRWDPTVADIDTVLKMGINSESIGIKNNDIILIDLDSAHLRPFNNIKSNIVYSAFGNDVDTVIVDGNILLENKIYKLSETFISNIYKNVQKITEKFE is encoded by the coding sequence ATGATATTGATAAAAAATGCGTCGTATTACATTGATAATAATTTAAATGTTCATGAAAATTGCGATATTTTAATTGAAAAAGTCGAAAATTCTGAAACAAAAATAACTGCCGGAAAAAATCTCATTGAAAAATTAAATTTAAACTCAAATGACTTAAAAATTATTTCTGGAGAAAAAAAATGTGCAATGCCTGGACTTTACAATGCACACACCCACATTCCAATGACTCTTTTAAGAGGAATTGCAGACGATATGATACTTCAAGACTGGCTAAATCAAAAGATATGGCCAAATGAAGCGAAATTAAACAAAAACGATGTTTATTATGGTTCACTTTTAGGATGCCTTGAAATGCTTCGCTTTGGAGTTACGTCATTTAATGAAATGTATTTCTTTTCTGAAGAAATATTGAAAGCTACAAAAGAAATTGGATTAAATGCGCAAGTTTCATACCCGATTATCGATTTTGGAACTCCTGATGAAAAAAGTATCGACAAACTTTTGAATTCTGCGGAATCTTTTGTTAAAAATAATGTTGGTGAAAAAAATATAAAAGTTGGAATCGCACCTCACGCGCCATACACCTGTTCGGAAGAAACTTATCAAAAATGCAGCGAAATTTCAAACGATTATAATGTAAATATGCACACACACGTTTCTGAAACACGTTACGAAGTAGTTGAACTTGAAAATAAAATTGGAATGCGTCCAGTAGAATACCTTGAAAAAATCGGGGTTTTAAATGAAAAATTGCATGCTGCACACTGCGTATGGATTACAAAGGATGAAGCAAAAAAACTTGCAAAAAATAACGTTAAAGTACTTCACTGCCCAACAAGCAACATGAAACTTGCGAGTGGAGGAGTAATGCCTCTTTTTGAACTTTTAGAATACGGTGCAGATGTTTCAATTGGAACAGATGGTCCTGCGAGCAATAATAACTTAGATGTAATCAAAGAAATGAAAATGACATCGTTATTACATAAAGCACATCGGTGGGATCCAACGGTTGCCGATATTGATACAGTTTTAAAAATGGGAATTAATAGTGAAAGTATCGGGATAAAAAATAATGATATTATATTGATTGACCTTGATTCGGCACATTTGCGGCCATTTAATAACATAAAATCAAATATTGTGTATTCTGCATTTGGAAATGATGTTGATACTGTAATTGTCGATGGAAATATATTACTTGAGAACAAAATATATAAATTATCCGAAACATTCATAAGTAATATCTACAAAAACGTACAAAAAATAACAGAAAAATTCGAATAG
- a CDS encoding ribosome biogenesis/translation initiation ATPase RLI: MSRLAILDYDRCQPRRCSMECMKYCPGVRMEEETIVMDENLGKPIISEELCSGCGICTKRCPFQAIKIIGLPEELTDDRIVHSYGQNRFRLYGLITPRDGVTGLLGPNGVGKSTIIKALSGEMVLNLNNLTETPDMDKVLDYFSGTELQNYFEKLKNSGIKPIHKPQYVDVLPKVVKGKVGELLKKVDEKGEFEKIVNALEISNILDRTFDQLSGGELQRVAIAAACLRDGDIYYFDEPTSWLDVKQRFSAAKVIREVAEGKKVVAVEHDLIVLDYLSDYIHIMYGIPSAYGVVTHPRGTRVGINTYLDGFLKEENIRFRKSPIVFEKRPPQDSTNRPLLLDYTDISKKLGDFSLDVKGGQIYQGEVVGILGPNGIGKTTFVKALAGVISPDSGEVTGDVKVSYKPQYISSDFEGTVEDLLMSITAIHTSYYKSEIIKPLSLENILDSSVKDLSGGELQRVSIAACLSQDADLYLIDEPSAFLDVEQRLSTSRVIRRMADEKEAAMFVVDHDILFQDYISDRFIVFSGNAGSNGTGSEPLQKRAGANKFLKEMGITFRRDPDTGRPRVNKEGSQRDTYQKEIGEYYYLDE, from the coding sequence ATGTCACGACTGGCGATTTTAGATTATGATAGATGTCAACCAAGAAGATGTTCGATGGAATGCATGAAATACTGTCCTGGAGTCAGGATGGAAGAAGAAACAATCGTAATGGATGAAAATTTAGGAAAACCAATAATTTCAGAGGAACTTTGTAGCGGATGTGGTATATGTACCAAAAGATGCCCATTTCAGGCGATAAAAATTATCGGGCTTCCTGAAGAATTGACTGATGACAGAATTGTTCATTCATACGGCCAAAATAGATTTAGATTGTATGGATTAATTACTCCAAGAGACGGAGTAACTGGACTTTTAGGGCCAAACGGTGTTGGTAAATCAACGATAATTAAGGCACTTAGTGGAGAGATGGTTTTAAATTTAAATAATTTAACGGAAACTCCGGATATGGATAAAGTTTTGGATTACTTTTCAGGAACTGAACTTCAAAATTATTTTGAGAAGTTGAAAAACAGCGGAATAAAACCAATCCACAAACCCCAGTATGTCGATGTTTTACCAAAAGTTGTGAAAGGAAAAGTTGGGGAACTCCTCAAAAAAGTAGATGAAAAAGGAGAATTTGAAAAAATTGTAAATGCTCTTGAAATTTCAAATATTTTAGACCGGACTTTTGATCAGCTTTCAGGTGGGGAACTTCAAAGAGTTGCAATTGCAGCGGCATGCCTTAGGGATGGGGATATCTATTATTTCGATGAACCTACATCATGGCTTGACGTAAAACAGAGATTCAGTGCTGCAAAAGTAATAAGGGAAGTTGCGGAAGGAAAAAAAGTTGTTGCAGTAGAGCACGATTTGATTGTTTTAGACTACCTTTCAGATTATATTCATATAATGTATGGTATTCCTTCAGCTTACGGGGTTGTAACTCACCCGAGAGGAACAAGAGTTGGTATAAACACGTATCTTGATGGATTCTTAAAAGAAGAGAATATAAGATTTAGAAAAAGCCCGATAGTATTTGAAAAAAGACCCCCTCAAGACAGCACAAATAGACCTTTACTTTTAGATTATACTGATATTTCAAAGAAACTTGGGGATTTCAGTTTAGATGTTAAAGGCGGTCAAATCTACCAGGGTGAAGTTGTAGGAATTTTGGGGCCAAACGGTATTGGAAAGACCACCTTTGTAAAAGCTCTTGCAGGAGTAATTTCGCCCGATTCCGGAGAAGTTACTGGAGATGTTAAAGTTTCATATAAACCTCAATACATTTCATCAGATTTTGAAGGAACGGTCGAAGACTTATTAATGTCAATTACTGCAATTCACACTTCATATTATAAATCAGAGATAATAAAGCCATTGTCTCTTGAAAATATACTTGATTCATCTGTAAAAGACCTTTCAGGCGGGGAACTTCAAAGAGTTTCAATTGCTGCATGTTTAAGTCAGGACGCTGATTTATATTTAATAGATGAACCTTCCGCATTTTTGGATGTTGAACAGCGATTGAGTACATCAAGAGTAATTCGAAGAATGGCGGATGAAAAAGAAGCAGCAATGTTTGTAGTTGACCACGATATCTTGTTCCAGGACTACATTTCTGATAGATTTATTGTATTTTCAGGTAATGCGGGGTCAAACGGAACTGGTTCAGAACCATTACAAAAAAGAGCCGGTGCAAACAAATTTTTAAAAGAAATGGGGATTACATTTAGAAGAGATCCAGACACCGGAAGACCGAGAGTTAACAAGGAAGGAAGTCAAAGAGACACCTACCAAAAAGAAATCGGGGAATATTATTACCTTGATGAGTAA
- a CDS encoding S-layer protein codes for MAMSMKKIGAIAVGGAMVASALATGAFAAEKVGDVDAFAADVVADGEANVDIVVGSNAAALDVVSAANIAAKIGSLMFKEGTVEDGTATVTVSAEAESDEVKDVYTDAAVSVVKKALVITAADDDYTGVTTGILGLADGTAATKELFGITTAGAAADLEDLQTLAFVSDADPSGWDFNKASADFEATEVLVATINSDLATLGTAGADIEILEDEVIYASLAFEEDKYGILGTDYAALFPGMRIPLLGEEKVIVKLDTDDDLVIVGDEVYDGVIKQGESYDLGNGYTVEVNNVLMSGTNYKVDVSILKDGKTVASKFDTVKKQTTQLKLVYKDVGIVVNDAWTDVGENYGFAELVIVDNVQSLELGEEFIPDYEAYTVDYVAGTGLTLSDKATATGTIVGVALKYVGDDVDKISKDKTFTIADYAKLDLDEDSGKMAAKFLMDESKDVTVSIGEKIAVLNAEIKLDDIEAEAKEAVVMTAPIAVLDTEASLDDADKALILVGGPVVNALTAELADAGLIAIDNESPATLAVAAGAANGNDVLVVAGGDRAATEAAADALIAML; via the coding sequence ATGGCTATGAGCATGAAAAAAATTGGTGCTATTGCTGTAGGCGGTGCAATGGTTGCATCCGCTTTAGCAACAGGCGCTTTCGCTGCTGAAAAAGTTGGAGATGTAGACGCTTTCGCTGCTGATGTAGTAGCAGATGGTGAAGCAAACGTAGATATTGTAGTAGGTTCAAACGCTGCTGCTTTAGACGTTGTTTCAGCTGCTAACATCGCTGCAAAAATTGGATCATTAATGTTCAAAGAAGGAACAGTTGAAGATGGAACTGCAACAGTTACTGTAAGTGCTGAAGCAGAATCCGACGAAGTTAAAGATGTATACACTGATGCTGCTGTATCAGTTGTTAAAAAAGCACTCGTAATAACCGCTGCAGACGACGATTACACCGGCGTTACAACAGGTATTTTAGGATTAGCAGATGGTACTGCTGCTACAAAAGAATTATTTGGAATTACAACTGCAGGTGCTGCAGCTGATTTAGAAGACTTACAAACCTTAGCATTTGTATCAGATGCTGACCCTTCAGGATGGGATTTCAATAAGGCAAGTGCAGATTTCGAAGCTACAGAAGTACTCGTAGCTACAATTAACTCAGATTTAGCTACACTCGGTACTGCTGGTGCAGATATAGAAATTTTAGAAGATGAAGTAATCTACGCATCATTAGCATTCGAAGAAGACAAATACGGTATATTGGGAACTGACTACGCTGCATTATTCCCAGGTATGAGAATTCCATTACTCGGTGAAGAAAAAGTAATTGTTAAACTCGACACAGACGATGACTTAGTTATCGTAGGTGACGAAGTATACGATGGAGTTATTAAACAAGGTGAATCATACGACCTTGGAAATGGATACACCGTAGAAGTAAACAACGTTTTAATGTCAGGTACAAACTACAAAGTAGATGTTTCAATCTTAAAAGATGGAAAAACTGTTGCTTCAAAATTCGACACAGTAAAAAAACAGACAACCCAGCTTAAATTGGTTTACAAAGATGTTGGTATAGTTGTAAACGATGCATGGACCGATGTTGGTGAAAACTACGGTTTCGCAGAACTTGTAATCGTAGATAATGTACAATCATTAGAACTTGGAGAAGAATTCATCCCTGACTACGAAGCATACACAGTTGACTACGTAGCAGGTACTGGTCTTACATTATCAGACAAAGCTACTGCAACAGGAACAATTGTTGGTGTTGCTTTAAAATACGTTGGAGACGACGTTGACAAAATTTCAAAAGACAAAACATTCACAATTGCAGACTACGCAAAATTAGACCTCGATGAAGACAGCGGTAAAATGGCTGCTAAATTCCTCATGGACGAATCAAAAGACGTAACTGTAAGCATTGGCGAAAAAATTGCAGTATTAAACGCCGAAATCAAATTAGATGACATTGAAGCTGAAGCTAAAGAAGCTGTTGTAATGACTGCACCAATCGCAGTATTAGACACAGAAGCTTCATTAGATGATGCTGACAAAGCATTAATCTTAGTTGGTGGACCAGTTGTAAACGCATTAACCGCTGAACTTGCTGACGCTGGATTAATCGCAATCGACAACGAATCACCTGCAACCTTAGCAGTAGCTGCTGGCGCTGCAAACGGTAACGATGTATTAGTTGTAGCTGGTGGCGACAGAGCTGCTACAGAAGCTGCTGCTGATGCATTAATCGCTATGTTATAA
- a CDS encoding DUF2116 family Zn-ribbon domain-containing protein has product MEKHKHCVNCGLSIPPEESFCSQKCKEEFVQKRKKMMRSQQIFFVAMLVILAVYAYTTFF; this is encoded by the coding sequence ATGGAAAAACACAAACACTGTGTAAATTGTGGATTATCAATCCCTCCAGAAGAATCATTCTGTTCACAAAAATGTAAAGAAGAATTTGTTCAAAAAAGAAAAAAAATGATGAGAAGTCAGCAAATATTCTTTGTTGCGATGCTCGTTATCTTAGCAGTTTACGCATACACCACATTTTTCTAA